A genomic window from Peromyscus maniculatus bairdii isolate BWxNUB_F1_BW_parent chromosome 1, HU_Pman_BW_mat_3.1, whole genome shotgun sequence includes:
- the Mkrn3 gene encoding E3 ubiquitin-protein ligase makorin-3 produces MEESAAPRRPHAAAGAEAGAEGGEGVSVPPLPEFEASGASAVVSSASVQEASGLAPFLVVPVLENRRTASPRLAPAEGGGARSRSERNSGNWTKQILCRYYLHGQCKEGDNCRYSHDFSGRRKARGGQDSQPRASADRGPKMATEWEPPTQEVAEAPPTASFSFLPLIGSAAERGFPEAEIGSAGIGSAAERGFTEAEIDNAGLAAAATGGAGAEGWEGAIEFVPGQPYRGRMVPPHGPEAPLPRPRAPLPRPQAALPSPQAPLPSPQAALPSPQAPLPSPQAPLPSPQAPLPSPQAPLPSPQAPLPSPAIEREHRARRSPPIDREHMVMGMGMLLPLCRFAARGECLRGERCAYPHGEMCDLCGQQALHPWDAAQRDVHRRACIEAHERDMELSFAVQRSMDKVCGICMEVVYEKADPRERRFGILFSCNHTFCLRCIRRWRSATQFENRISKSCPQCRVSSGFVIPSEFWVEEEEEKEKLVRQYKEGMSHKACRYFAGGLGHCPFGEFCFYKHEYPEGWFEHFPRPDGGGPSNAYWHQVLEPVQLREGKVLFKSRKKELSVLRLANQLLKKLLCLRGSFSFTDDRWLFLQYQLEEYFNLNL; encoded by the coding sequence ATGGAAGAGTCTGCAGCTCCCAGGAGGCCCCACGCGGCCGCAGGTGCCGAGGCAGGTGCTGAGGGGGGGGAGGGTGTGTCTGTTCCCCCCCTTCCCGAATTTGAGGCTTCTGGAGCCTCTGCGGTGGTTAGTTCAGCCTCTGTGCAAGAGGCATCGGGCCTGGCACCCTTTCTTGTGGTTCCTGTGCTTGAAAACCGTCGCACGGCGAGTCCTCGGCTGGCTCCAGCCGAAGGGGGCGGAGCCCGGTCTCGTTCTGAGCGCAACAGCGGCAACTGGACCAAGCAAATCCTCTGCAGGTATTATCTGCATGGGCAGTGCAAGGAGGGCGATAACTGTCGCTATTCTCATGACTTCTCTGGGCGGCGGAAAGCTAGGGGGGGCCAAGATTCTCAGCCTCGGGCCTCTGCAGATAGAGGGCCCAAGATGGCCACTGAGTGGGAGCCCCCGACTCAGGAAGTGGCGGAAGCCCCCCCTACTGCATCCTTCAGCTTTTTGCCTCTCATTGGCTCGGCTGCTGAAAGGGGCTTCCCTGAAGCTGAGATTGGCAGCGCAGGCATTGGCTCAGCTGCTGAAAGGGGCTTCACTGAAGCAGAGATTGACAATGCAGGCCTGGCAGCAGCTGCTACGGGAGGAGCGGGTGCGGAAGGCTGGGAGGGGGCAATTGAGTTTGTTCCTGGACAGCCCTACCGAGGTCGCATGGTCCCCCCGCATGGTCCCGAGGCTCCTCTGCCGAGACCCCGGGCTCCTCTGCCGAGACCCCAGGCTGCTCTGCCGAGCCCCCAGGCTCCTCTGCCGAGCCCCCAGGCTGCTCTGCCGAGCCCCCAGGCTCCTCTGCCGAGCCCCCAGGCTCCTCTGCCGAGCCCCCAGGCTCCTCTGCCGAGCCCCCAGGCTCCTCTGCCGAGCCCCCAGGCTCCTCTGCCGAGCCCGGCAATTGAGAGAGAGCACAGGGCTAGGAGGAGCCCGCCAATTGACAGAGAGCACATGGTTATGGGCATGGGGATGCTGCTGCCGCTTTGCCGCTTTGCTGCCCGGGGAGAATGCCTCCGTGGGGAGCGCTGTGCATACCCCCATGGAGAAATGTGCGACTTGTGCGGGCAGCAGGCCTTGCACCCTTGGGATGCGGCCCAGCGGGATGTGCATAGAAGGGCCTGCATTGAAGCCCATGAGAGAGATATGGAGCTCTCCTTTGCTGTGCAGCGCAGCATGGACAAAGTGTGTGGCATCTGCATGGAGGTTGTCTATGAGAAAGCCGACCCCAGGGAACGCCGCTTTGGCATCCTTTTCAGCTGCAACCACACCTTCTGTCTTAGGTGTATCCGCAGGTGGAGAAGTGCCACACAGTTTGAGAACAGGATCAGTAAGTCCTGCCCACAGTGCAGGGTCTCCTCTGGCTTTGTCATTCCTAGTGAGTTCtgggtggaagaggaagaggagaaggagaaacttGTTCGGCAATATAAGGAGGGAATGAGCCACAAAGCCTGCAGGTATTTTGCTGGAGGCCTAGGTCACTGCCCATTTGGAGAATTCTGTTTTTACAAGCATGAATATCCCGAGGGCTGGTTTGAGCATTTTCCgaggccagatggtggtggaCCGTCAAACGCATACTGGCATCAAGTTTTGGAGCCCGTGCAATTGCGAGAGGGAAAAGTGCTGTTTAAAAGCCGTAAAAAGGAGCTTTCTGTACTTCGCCTTGCCAATCAGTTGCTTAAGAAGTTGCTTTGCCTGAGAGGCAGTTTTTCCTTCACTGATGACCGCTGGCTCTTTCTTCAGTACCAGCTGGAAGAATATTTCAATTTGAATCTGTAG